CCACCTAACCTTAAACCCATCTTCTCAATTATGTTCGTTCTAACTAATCATAGTTTTCCAAATCTTTATCTGTTTTACTAAATATGTCTCTTTCGTTGAGGTGTGTCCTTACCCACAGTTTGTAAGCGTCTTCTCATATTTGTCGAATCCACATTCCCATTGCCACGGACTACTACTACCTCTCCCCCTCCTCTTTGCCTGGACGATGGCGTTGACGATGTAATTTCTTTAAGAGGGGTTGCCATTTGAGGCTTTGAGCGAGAATCTGAAGTTGGAGGTCTCTTTTTAGTACCTGATTTCAGGGATGTTCTTGTCAAACAAGGctctttcttttgaatatGATGGACGATATTATCCTGCTTTCTTGTGGGGGGAGGTTGTGAGCTTTCTGAATGGGAGCAGTCTGAGTCTGAAGATGAAGGACTCGTACTACTTTCCATGTCGTAAAGAAGGTTATCTGTCATGTAAGGGATCGGCTGCATTTCCGAGTTCGATGTGCACGAAGAGGGCCTTCGAAGCCTCGTCAGTTGAATAACCTTGAAttaaaaacacacacaaaagaTGAGATTCCAACTtgtaaaaaactaaaatttgtgttttctttttggtacCTTCTGTTCAAGAACAACCATGTCCTTTTTCAGCTTTGTAATAATCATGTTCTTCCGACGAATGATGTCTTCCAACTCTGAAATTCTCTGTGGAGATGGAAAACACAAGAAACGTCCATTAGAGGGGAATCCTTGAAAAGGAGGGAGAGATTGAAGAACAGAGGAGTACTAATATTATTACCTGTGAACCATAAACCTCAGACGAATGGAGTAAATTAGTTAATTCCTTGATGCTTGCGTCTTTCTCCTCGCAATCTTTCTTCAGAAATAACATATCTTGTTCAATGGATAAGGTATTCATCTGTAAAGAATGAAACAAAAGGATTACAATAACATGAAACACTTTATATATCTTTAGCCcttatatttattctttatacTAAGTACTGCAATCCACATGGGAACAAACTTTAATATTCAAAAAACTCTCAGAAGAATGGTCCATTGCTAAAACCTTATAATATTCTGGAAATTTCAGATTGGACTGACCTGTATATCAGCAACAGAAGTGACACTGGAAGCCCAATCAGACAAATCAGACATTCTTCGCTCCTCTTGCTCTGCTTGGTTAATTAGTGGCATTTTGTATTGCAACATTTCTGCCCCGCAAGAGTGTTTTGTAGCGGCGTTACCCTGCTGaggagaaacaaaaatgggGTTTGTGATTGTGAGTTcgtaaatttcaaatttcaaatttcaaagagACGATAGAGAATTGAGTGTTTCTACCTCCAAACGACTGAGTAAATCCAGATGCTCATCACAAAGCCAACACCCACAATCATCGAACTTAATCTTATCATTCCCAAAGGCCCCAGAATCTTCCAAGTCAGCATTCTTTTTCAAAGCCATGTCATTTTCAGTTCCAGATTGATCCTTAACAGGATTGACTTGATTACATAGATCATCAAGCTTCTGTTGCATACTTAGAAGCACTTGATCCTGgtaatttcaaaaacaaacaCAGTTACCCTAAAATAACAACTGCAAGAAATCAGCAATTTAAgctttaaatttgaagtcagaATCACCATGGAGCAAAAATGTCTTTTTAGTATTATACTTTGAGTTCCCATAAAGTGAGCGAATAGTTAAACAGTCCAAACTCACCAAAAGATTCTTAATAATAAATCTTTAGATATGCTTGGAAAGACGAATGGGGCCAGAGGAATTCGTCTTAGGACAAACAAGACTAGTGGTATGAAATTGTAGAAGCATACTTGCAAAGTAGCTATAGTGGTATGAAATTGTAAAAGCATACTTGCAAAGTAGCAAGAAAGCGAGCGAACTTTAAAACATTTGATGACagaataaataaagaataaaatccaTTGATTACCCAaagtaatttcaaaagattcaacaaaagaaaaaaaaaaaaaaaaccattactAGTTCATAAATACCATTTTATAGATTGCAAATTACATTTTCATGgaatgaaattaaagaagcaaagagaaaaaaggcCTAAATAATTCAAAGAAATAGAAGCAATACCCTAAGTTCAACAGCTCGTTTAAGCTGGCCGATCTGATGGTTGCTCTTGGACTCAGAAACAGCAACGCCAATGACGGCAACTATAAGAAACCGTTCAATGGGGCTGAACAACTGCCAAGCAATGGCTTCGTCAGGGCCAAAGCCGCCTCCAATAGATGGGACCGAGCTAGCTTGTTGGGCGTTAACGAGCCTCCCCTGAAGAGAAACCCAAGAGAGGCGTCTAGGAGCGGGGATCGGGGGTCTGGGTTGAGTGAAGTTACTGGAAAGACGGCGGTGGGAAGGTGTATGAAGAGGGGATGCGAAAGAGACGAGATTAGGGAAGgattgaaaaaagttttcttgGTTATGGTGATCGTCGTCCATGGCGGAagcaaatgagaaaaaaaggaattgcAAAATGTGGTGGGGAATTAttggaaattgaaatgaagaaTATTCAAAATCATAGTTTTGAGagggaaattttgaaaatatatggaAAGTGAACGTTGGGTTcttccatatatatttttacttctctctttctctatatcaaagtttaaattttgcattatacactttgtaattttaatacaCATATGgtgtaatgaaaatattattagaaaagAAGTCATTACTTGGCTGAGGATACACTTCATTTACGATCCACTTTCAATTACAAcctactaaaaaaaataaatagcacaatttaaaaaataatagcaaTTCATAGTAATAGAGTTCGTATCACTTCAATTTCTAACtctttgatataattaattactttaatatgaaaaaacaaaaacctttGAAATGATAGCTGGACATAGTTTTTTATAGTcttttaaccatttttgtGCTATCTATATTGGAATGATTTAAGAATATGGAACTcatcctttaaaaaaataattttaccttttaattagtatatgtttttttttaattatttcttttaagattttaagatTAGTATAccttaaataaaatcaaatgtaataaaaattgattatacATTGGGCTTAAATGGTATTTGCCATATCTTTTCCTTAACGATGGATTAGCTATATATAACATTAACCTAAACTTGTGCTCCTTTAATGATCATATTAGGAAAACCAAAAAcgatgaattgaaaattttgtcatcttaaatatcaaatttaccACTATATATTCactaaaaaagtatatttgttgttagaaaaatacaaaatctatcttATAACTTTAAATCAAACGAATTCAAATTAGTAGTTCATATTTAAATGACAACTATTCTTGGTGAATTAGATTAAAcaaattcttcttttggaATCTTTTTTGAAACTTGTCAACcgtgaaaaataataacaatatggCTAGTATTGTCGAGGTTCTTGTTTGAACATCAACCTAAGAGATGGTTGAAAACTAAAACGAAATATAACATATAACTGAAATTCTACGAAACGACTGTTAAATACATACATGTTAagatttgttgaaattgtaaagaaagaatattttaaatgatgttGAAGTTATAAATGGAGTTTTTGATTGTGTTATTGTAACCTAATGTAACTATCAATATTCAATAGTAATATATGCATTTAATACATTTGTTTGTATTTCCTCACATATTCACTTCCAAACCCTAAGTAACAATCTGGGCTGTGGCCCATGGGCTTCCAATTGATGGACCTCAAGAAATTCTCTACTTTTAAATGGGCTTTTATTGatccatccatccatccattccttccaaattctatttcttcttctatacTCTACGGTTGAAAACAGTCCACAAAATCCCTCAATTCTCTCCCACTTTTACTCCAAAGCAAAACTACTTGGTATAAGGTTTCTTGAGTTGCATTAGAATAATTAGATAACCAAATAAGCCAAGAAGTGTGTTACTTAAGGTTAAGACATGGTTAGAACATATATGGTTGGAGGTTTGGAGGTGGGATGATGAGAGGGTTGGTTAGCAAGAGAAGGGgctgtatgtatgtatgtatttatgAGTGTATGAATGAATGATTGAAGCATGGGGTAACGAATTGTGGGATGTATCGTTGTTGCATTATTGTAGAgatgttattataatataaagttatatACAGAATTAATTTCCTGAATTAGCGTGATTTTGGGATTGAATTAAATGCTTACATTTCACATAAAATCAATATGGTTGACCACCCAGGATTTGTGGTTGACTCCCCCAGTAAACACCTAATTTCTTCCTCCTCACATGCACCTTCCTTTTCCCTCCTCCTCATCTTCTCTATCTATTTCCCTATTTGTATTATCGCTTGAATGAAAGACATTGTAATTATCCAGGTAATTTGTAGTGCAATTGGGTAGAAATTGCAATGATTAAACACATTGATTATTAGTGAATTATATGGTagaggaagaaattaaaagaaaacaaatgtgtgattaaataaatgtatgataagagagagaaaaaagttgGATATAATCCAAAAACATGGATCTCTTACATTTGCTGTCCCAATTGGGtcaatgtgttttgtttttgacaGATCTCTTCACATGCACTTccacatgcatatatatatatatatataataacttaaTCAAACACACCCACTACATTAATCTTAATTTACTATATCATACACCCAAGAAAATATAAAGCACACCTTGTTGTTCTCTTCAACTCCTATGTGggatatactatatatattgttgatttacagttcaaagtttaatattatattggACACAAACAAATGCAATGATCTGTGTTATGGATTTATTCATCTTGGAAATCGTTGAATATATCTGTTAGATACTCTAGGACAAAAACGGTTCAATATATCTTGTAAATTACTTCTTAAAGTTACAAAATCATATCGTATATATATGTTGGCTACAAAcatgaatttatttatgataatttgTAGTTCAATGTATGTAAATtaaacctttaaaaaaaatataaagatctATATGTTATTGTGTTATTCAAATCGTTAAACTCgaatgaaagaaatagaaaaagaaaatgaaataatattagtTTGTAGGTTTGATTccaatgaaattaaataaaacgtAGGGATAGGTAAAAGAATAAATGTGGTTTTGTAacacttaattaaaattttatatagtttgagagccaaataaattaattcataatgTGGATGGATACAGCCTACGTGGCTTCTTCCCCCTTCATTTGggaacaaattaattaagttaatcataATTATCCACAACACTCctcaatattaataaaactGATAATAAACCATTAATATCTTTCAACttaattcatctttttatttcttactcTACagattctttatttaattaatgccTTATACTTTTTAggattctttatttaattaatggaTTTCGTTTAGAGACACGTATATAATTAATGTCACTAAGGCTTTGGTATATTAGTTTCATTTAACCcctaaacatttaattaagtttgttaaTTACTTGAACTAATAAAACCTCTCAGTCCATCCAAAAAGTCATTAATGCCTATCCATAccatattttcctttttcacaTTATAAACAACAATTATTGGTaggtttcatatatattatttgttagtGAATGTTACactatttgtaaaaatatattaatataacatACAATAAGTACGGATggcattaatttttttcatactcTAACTTAGTATAGAAAATTTTTAGTaacttttccaaaaatatcaaaagaaaaattatgataacGGACCACATATCactaaattttctaaattacaaaattagcaaatttaaaaaagcgATAACCCAATGATTACCGTCTGATAGCCCTCCAATAACCTTATAATTACCGTCTGATAGAtgtctgatatcactaattttatcatattcacaatatgtaaaaaaaaaaaaaggtgttatgagtttttttttttttaaatatttttgtcatttgatataatttctcaaaattttatgttattgtcTAAGTTAGTATATTATCCTTGGATATTTGAGTCTACactctatttatttatattaactaATACTTCatttaagattatatatatatatatatatatataattgaaccTAAACAAGAGACAAACAAGCTCGAGACCACTAACCCCCTTCTCCCCCCTAAAACccattataaatatattatccTCACAAGAGAAACCATATCTTAACATTTTCGTGTCTACGAGAAACTATGTTTAAGAAAGATACACACATTCTCCAATAATCACAAATGTATCTACCCTTCGCACCAAATGAGATCGACAGACCTAGAAATGCACCATGTGACCACCATCATACGCTGGCAGGAAGATATAATTGTGTTCTATCTTCCCTCAACTATTAGTTAATGAAAGACTTCACTAAACAATGTGTAATTTTTGTTGGTAGAATGTAAGAGTAAGATCAGTGGAAGCCTTTTTCATGGCCAATCCATATATTCACATGTGAATACatgataaagaagaaaaaactcatGTCGGTTGGGAAATTGGGCACGTAAAAAAGCGAAttaaaatatggaaattaagTTGTATATATCTATCTTCCATTGCAATGATGAATATGGGATTGATGGGGCCAAAAATATGAACAATGGTCCCATTGGAAAACGTGGTGATCTTCAAGttcatgaaaattaattaaaacccAAACAAGCAATCCCCACTCTTGTGTACAGCTTCATGATAACCCTAAATTCAAACCCCCCATCCCCCATTCCAATTTAATGCAAACGACAAATCCTTTTCTGTTCAATCATACCTTATGACCcacttttaattcattttaactcttcaaattaattaa
This is a stretch of genomic DNA from Cucumis sativus cultivar 9930 chromosome 4, Cucumber_9930_V3, whole genome shotgun sequence. It encodes these proteins:
- the LOC101212475 gene encoding uncharacterized protein LOC101212475 isoform X1 — translated: MDDDHHNQENFFQSFPNLVSFASPLHTPSHRRLSSNFTQPRPPIPAPRRLSWVSLQGRLVNAQQASSVPSIGGGFGPDEAIAWQLFSPIERFLIVAVIGVAVSESKSNHQIGQLKRAVELRDQVLLSMQQKLDDLCNQVNPVKDQSGTENDMALKKNADLEDSGAFGNDKIKFDDCGCWLCDEHLDLLSRLEQGNAATKHSCGAEMLQYKMPLINQAEQEERRMSDLSDWASSVTSVADIQMNTLSIEQDMLFLKKDCEEKDASIKELTNLLHSSEVYGSQRISELEDIIRRKNMIITKLKKDMVVLEQKVIQLTRLRRPSSCTSNSEMQPIPYMTDNLLYDMESSTSPSSSDSDCSHSESSQPPPTRKQDNIVHHIQKKEPCLTRTSLKSGTKKRPPTSDSRSKPQMATPLKEITSSTPSSRQRGGGEVVVVRGNGNVDSTNMRRRLQTVGKDTPQRKRHI
- the LOC101212475 gene encoding uncharacterized protein LOC101212475 isoform X2 — its product is MDDDHHNQENFFQSFPNLVSFASPLHTPSHRRLSSNFTQPRPPIPAPRRLSWVSLQGRLVNAQQASSVPSIGGGFGPDEAIAWQLFSPIERFLIVAVIGVAVSESKSNHQIGQLKRAVELRDQVLLSMQQKLDDLCNQVNPVKDQSGTENDMALKKNADLEDSGAFGNDKIKFDDCGCWLCDEHLDLLSRLEGNAATKHSCGAEMLQYKMPLINQAEQEERRMSDLSDWASSVTSVADIQMNTLSIEQDMLFLKKDCEEKDASIKELTNLLHSSEVYGSQRISELEDIIRRKNMIITKLKKDMVVLEQKVIQLTRLRRPSSCTSNSEMQPIPYMTDNLLYDMESSTSPSSSDSDCSHSESSQPPPTRKQDNIVHHIQKKEPCLTRTSLKSGTKKRPPTSDSRSKPQMATPLKEITSSTPSSRQRGGGEVVVVRGNGNVDSTNMRRRLQTVGKDTPQRKRHI